A window of the Chloroflexus sp. Y-396-1 genome harbors these coding sequences:
- a CDS encoding GAF domain-containing protein produces the protein METTVTAAPTQGWELLAQLALYSQQPLGQTEPTVLGGFIGEVLERYLGVGGRLTLLADEQELATITWGEAPANGYGLELRDATHLYGRLTLSATFEAGFTAALTTQITTLLAIWYRARINERIEQLRSLGYATLEHIGVGDTNVVLERLCRDACALLPTKALALYWLNFNEQLLVRAVSSAGDTIFPPQLAISDNETIVRAITFQTTQQGVWYSRLQRRNTAGEWPLLVEPLTVGIELVGLLLLVHPGPEAAQTIHSLARPLALLLHATALQQHESRHARELFVLYENSLEIGSGLVIEETIARAIENIAIALNADFGAVYLIDPERPDSAQTIAVYSEREAASLHSTHIPLTPELQQISARNEPTLMTVAEGLDTDGNNPIVSHAIAAGCHSVWVVPLRGKEQFVGLMTIGYPTAGYVLDQIERNLLQVLSAQIATTVQNRRLYDALQQRAGELERLQQISQLLAADLSLEETFEATLTSAAKLIQFSGGRITLFDERYQQLRVAYQHMLSCQVGAESDALSSWLVRHQRPLRIDDLTQPPTWLGVLDNIGCLTLVNDLPARSYLGMPLRIGDTLLGTLELVSTRPGDFNAEDERLLGILANQSAHAIANASRFSQVDSSLRRRIEQLRALQRISSQLAITLNQSEILAFVLEQALRATDASRGLIALRVDQNWLNSNRSVSIEHFPQLTDDDLEGENSSFLIVEVIGYTPPLRSKMVGNLLDLTILTAQEALTRREIALSDGLTEHEREALYYPDANSALAAPIFYQGSVYGLVLLLAEQPRHFDVAASEFIRALTHQAAIGIGNAQHYLELEHMAKILQRRADILNDVLEIGQAMRADQPLSSLLEQIGYSIIEAIGLRTVLFCLIRLDDPQHLYLEAAAGIPLAEMAQLATHPLDIVLATRYLDPRFRLGRAYFIPEEEAHKLEQGFDTGIFDYHPFSEARSAGEWQLDDRLCIPLYSTEGTLLGIIFASDTENRQRPTAREIEPLEIFANQAAIAIENHLLLREARDRAEEMAALFHVGAALTSTVDFDTLLQRVYQEIVAFLGTPDFFYIASYDAEQETVRFELFKQHGEDLSEYVKQVIPKSGLIAKVIDESQPLRIDDLLVSEFRAQAHILVSEAQQVRSWLGIPLISQGHVIGVLSVQSNTPKAFHDRTLRFLVALANQLAIALENARLFAERERRIIELNSINRIGQIIASTLDPKQMLRDVHRHLQTFLSLDSFVAILYDPENGEMTLCYEVDEGVESFTEYRQPPVPGSLTEHIIRTRQPLQFFDLSTEREQAGFHFQPISFGSNRRSASWLGVPLLIGEQTVVGVLAVMSYTPGLYRERERAFLTTIANQLALGVQNARLLEQAQAQVEQLAIVNRVAAATNALTDLKAIYQEIVNAMAAATGVDQARMVIYDRASGYAPAVAEYVHSGILDQLRIQLFDNPSVDWLDREKRPLVSEDAQNDPLFAPSHPTFRALDIRSIGIIPIILNDEVIGAVGLDFVGRHGTFSPQALELCQTIANQTSIAIARARATAEAQRSAEATRQKVRELSTLLDAARILSSLLRPQEVLNKLLELVSRQLNVTTVALWTISEGNVLTPAALDGIPAEQARTMRVPIGQGFTGRVAETGQPLIIEDVNELGGSLYPNYQRRNNLISFMGVPVIYREQIIGVLSVMTNYRRQFTNDEMLLLVGLADQAAIALENARLFEEREQRIAELSIINRISAAVNASLDIYELIERLHQGIGEIIDTSTSLIGLYDEVTNTISYPIAYDRGKRLVLEPRPLGGGTNGWVIRNRRPLLLSTAAAARAMGLVIDQGRIGDEEAVEESYLVVPIIYGDQVLGVINIQSYTPHAFDENDLRFVTTVTNQAAVALNNARLFSEIRQNAAEMSTLFEVSQNLSGTLEPDTILMLLADAAVRLLRAELGAVLRLDRRRNIERQVLIDGVEFRDDVQIDFRRDGLTAALLRRDQPIAISDLADFENGDHHALKWGVRSALGIAVGPLEERLAVIWVGMRRPYEWTAHQISLLSILANQAAQALKSAQLFANEQKRRHQADMLREVAQSFTSTLALNEIQTLVLTQLQRIIPYDDAAMLLRDEGYGDLRVVETRGFGAEQTLVSRIALEDSSLFQTMAIEQQPVFIANTWLDPRFNELRRLGWRDGSWIGAPLLVDNELVGVLTISAREPDSYDEEALAVAFTVASQASQAIQNARLFDQISNLAADLDMRVRERTAELEQATRLLSEEKERLEAVNRITLELTTQLDLNLIIQRALELTSESIGVERGSLMLRDPTTNDLVCRAILKGRGQAEIANIPLRFSDGTEGLAGWIIQHLEPVNIPDVERDPRWIKEAGRAEKVCSVAGVPLQTSDTAIGVLILSSPERQYFSDSQMNLLGTIASVVAAAVNNAQLYSYINDLALRNAVLLEEQREETSKSAAVFRSMSEGVIVLDPQQHVTLFNPAAEQVLEIAADDLLHQPLSHLAEIGHDEASRRRAQTIYNGIVQGLRRMRETQKIFSTSIDLTDPSQVIAVNIAPVRSPDGQHYGEVVVLRDITREIEADKEKRQFISDVSHELRTPLTAIKGYVDVLLLTASLNLTPDQISYLTIIKNNTNRLRALIEDILEFSRPDSKKKLTFTQVDIPTVIEEVVQSLRLEYERKGMNVRIEASPSLPPVTADQKRVSQIIFNLFSNAVKYTYEGGSITVRAFLNRANMMQIEVEDTGVGMSPEQLKKLFRPFYRADNPLRDIAGGTGLGLSIAKQLVEMHGGEIWVTSELGKGSTFAFAIPLQQTVSGTSDEGVEV, from the coding sequence ATGGAGACAACAGTTACCGCAGCACCAACCCAAGGTTGGGAACTCCTTGCACAACTTGCCTTATACAGCCAGCAACCTTTGGGACAGACCGAGCCGACCGTCTTGGGCGGATTTATCGGTGAAGTTCTGGAACGGTATCTCGGTGTGGGAGGCCGCTTAACCTTGCTGGCTGATGAACAGGAACTTGCCACTATCACCTGGGGCGAAGCGCCGGCAAACGGATATGGGCTTGAATTGCGCGATGCTACCCACCTTTATGGTCGGCTGACGCTATCAGCAACGTTTGAAGCGGGGTTTACGGCTGCACTTACCACTCAAATTACGACGCTGCTGGCGATCTGGTACCGTGCACGTATCAACGAGCGGATTGAACAGTTGCGCAGTCTTGGCTACGCCACGCTCGAACATATCGGCGTGGGTGATACGAATGTTGTCCTCGAGCGGTTATGCCGAGATGCCTGTGCACTCTTGCCGACGAAAGCTCTTGCCCTCTACTGGCTCAACTTTAATGAGCAATTGTTGGTCAGAGCAGTCAGTAGTGCTGGTGACACGATTTTCCCACCACAATTAGCTATTAGCGACAATGAAACAATTGTTCGGGCGATAACATTCCAAACGACGCAGCAGGGTGTTTGGTACAGCCGTCTGCAACGGCGCAACACAGCGGGCGAATGGCCGCTGCTGGTTGAACCATTAACAGTTGGGATCGAACTGGTAGGATTGTTACTTCTTGTCCATCCCGGTCCTGAAGCAGCGCAAACTATTCACTCATTGGCGCGACCGCTGGCATTGTTACTGCACGCTACCGCCCTTCAGCAGCATGAAAGTCGTCATGCTCGTGAACTGTTTGTGCTGTATGAGAACAGTCTCGAAATTGGTTCAGGGCTGGTCATCGAAGAGACGATCGCTCGCGCAATTGAAAATATCGCTATAGCGCTCAATGCTGATTTTGGTGCCGTCTACCTGATCGATCCAGAACGACCTGATTCTGCGCAAACCATTGCTGTGTACAGCGAACGCGAGGCGGCTTCACTGCATTCGACGCACATACCGCTTACCCCAGAGCTGCAACAGATAAGTGCCCGCAATGAGCCAACGCTGATGACAGTTGCTGAAGGTTTGGATACCGATGGCAATAACCCCATTGTCAGTCACGCTATTGCGGCCGGCTGTCACAGTGTGTGGGTCGTTCCCTTACGAGGAAAAGAACAATTCGTCGGCTTGATGACCATCGGCTACCCCACGGCAGGGTATGTGCTTGATCAGATTGAAAGAAATCTGTTGCAAGTTCTGAGTGCGCAGATTGCTACGACGGTACAGAACCGTCGACTCTACGATGCGCTTCAGCAACGAGCGGGTGAGTTAGAGCGTTTACAACAAATCAGCCAGCTTCTCGCTGCTGATCTTTCTCTCGAGGAAACCTTTGAAGCAACGTTAACCAGTGCAGCAAAGCTGATCCAGTTTAGCGGTGGGCGCATCACCCTCTTTGACGAACGTTATCAGCAACTGCGGGTAGCGTATCAGCACATGCTATCCTGTCAGGTAGGTGCAGAAAGTGACGCACTCAGTTCCTGGTTGGTCCGCCACCAACGGCCGCTACGGATCGACGATCTTACCCAACCACCGACATGGCTCGGTGTCCTCGACAATATTGGTTGCCTGACTTTGGTCAATGACCTGCCAGCCCGAAGTTATCTGGGAATGCCGTTACGCATTGGTGATACGTTGTTAGGCACGCTGGAACTTGTTTCAACCCGGCCAGGTGACTTCAATGCTGAAGATGAACGGTTACTAGGAATCTTAGCTAACCAATCAGCCCATGCCATCGCGAATGCCAGTCGGTTTAGTCAGGTAGATAGTAGTCTAAGACGACGAATTGAGCAATTGCGCGCTCTACAACGTATCAGCAGTCAATTGGCAATTACGCTCAACCAGAGTGAAATTCTGGCGTTTGTTCTGGAACAGGCCCTGCGTGCAACCGATGCCAGCCGTGGCCTGATTGCGCTACGGGTTGACCAAAATTGGCTCAACAGCAACCGTAGCGTATCAATTGAGCATTTCCCGCAGCTTACTGATGACGATCTGGAAGGGGAAAACAGCAGCTTTTTGATCGTTGAAGTGATTGGTTACACGCCACCCCTCCGCAGTAAGATGGTGGGGAACCTGCTTGATCTTACAATCCTGACTGCCCAGGAAGCTCTGACTCGCCGTGAGATTGCGCTGAGCGACGGTCTGACCGAGCACGAACGTGAGGCACTCTACTATCCTGATGCCAACTCAGCGCTGGCTGCGCCAATTTTTTATCAGGGAAGTGTGTACGGTCTGGTACTACTGTTGGCTGAACAGCCGCGCCACTTTGATGTTGCAGCGAGTGAATTCATTCGTGCACTAACGCATCAGGCGGCGATTGGGATTGGCAATGCTCAACATTATCTTGAACTTGAGCACATGGCCAAGATACTACAGCGGCGGGCCGACATCCTGAACGATGTGCTCGAGATCGGGCAGGCTATGCGGGCTGACCAACCGTTATCAAGCCTGCTGGAACAGATCGGGTATAGTATCATCGAAGCTATTGGCCTGCGCACGGTGCTGTTCTGCCTGATCCGTCTCGACGATCCGCAACACCTCTATCTGGAAGCAGCAGCCGGCATCCCATTGGCTGAAATGGCACAACTGGCAACACACCCTCTCGATATTGTCCTGGCAACGCGCTATCTCGATCCGCGCTTCCGCTTGGGTCGAGCCTACTTTATCCCGGAAGAAGAGGCGCACAAACTGGAGCAGGGGTTCGATACCGGTATCTTTGACTACCATCCATTCAGTGAGGCTCGCTCTGCCGGCGAATGGCAACTCGACGATCGGTTGTGTATTCCCCTCTACTCAACCGAGGGTACGCTGCTAGGCATAATCTTTGCTAGTGATACCGAAAATCGGCAGCGCCCAACCGCTCGTGAAATTGAACCGCTGGAAATTTTTGCCAATCAGGCAGCAATTGCCATTGAAAACCACCTTCTGTTACGTGAGGCGCGTGATCGAGCCGAAGAGATGGCAGCTCTGTTTCACGTTGGCGCTGCACTGACTTCAACCGTTGATTTCGATACCCTGCTCCAACGGGTCTATCAGGAAATTGTCGCCTTTCTCGGCACACCGGATTTCTTCTATATTGCTAGTTATGACGCTGAACAAGAGACCGTTCGTTTTGAACTGTTCAAACAGCACGGTGAAGACCTTAGCGAATATGTTAAGCAGGTCATCCCGAAGAGTGGATTGATCGCGAAGGTGATTGATGAAAGCCAACCGTTACGGATCGATGATCTGCTGGTGAGTGAGTTTCGTGCTCAGGCTCACATACTAGTCAGTGAAGCACAACAGGTTCGCTCGTGGCTTGGCATCCCTCTGATCAGTCAGGGGCATGTGATCGGGGTGCTTTCGGTGCAGAGTAACACGCCAAAGGCATTTCACGATCGCACCCTCCGCTTTCTGGTCGCGCTGGCCAATCAGTTGGCGATTGCGCTCGAAAATGCTCGTCTGTTTGCCGAACGAGAACGACGGATCATTGAGCTAAACAGTATCAATCGCATTGGGCAGATCATCGCCTCGACACTTGATCCAAAGCAAATGCTGCGTGATGTCCATCGGCATTTGCAAACGTTTCTTTCACTCGATTCCTTTGTGGCAATACTGTACGATCCCGAAAACGGTGAGATGACCCTTTGCTACGAAGTAGATGAAGGGGTCGAATCGTTTACCGAGTACCGTCAGCCACCTGTACCGGGAAGTCTGACCGAACACATTATTCGAACACGCCAACCACTGCAATTTTTCGATCTGAGCACCGAGCGCGAACAGGCTGGTTTTCACTTCCAACCGATTTCATTTGGTTCAAATCGCCGATCAGCCTCTTGGCTAGGGGTACCATTACTGATTGGTGAGCAAACGGTGGTTGGGGTGCTCGCAGTCATGAGCTACACTCCAGGCCTTTACCGCGAGCGTGAACGCGCATTTCTAACGACGATTGCCAACCAACTGGCCCTAGGCGTACAGAACGCACGTCTGCTCGAACAGGCGCAAGCGCAAGTTGAGCAGCTCGCCATCGTGAACCGGGTAGCAGCAGCAACCAACGCTCTCACCGATTTGAAAGCTATCTATCAAGAGATTGTGAACGCAATGGCCGCTGCTACCGGAGTCGATCAGGCGCGGATGGTGATATACGATCGCGCCAGCGGATATGCACCAGCAGTAGCTGAATACGTTCATAGTGGGATCCTGGATCAATTACGGATTCAACTGTTCGATAATCCATCGGTTGACTGGCTAGATCGAGAGAAGCGCCCACTCGTTTCAGAAGATGCCCAGAACGATCCACTCTTTGCACCATCACATCCTACCTTCCGTGCGCTTGATATTCGCTCGATCGGGATCATTCCGATTATTTTGAACGACGAAGTAATTGGCGCGGTAGGGCTAGACTTCGTCGGACGACACGGTACCTTCTCTCCCCAGGCTCTTGAGCTATGTCAGACGATTGCTAATCAAACCAGTATAGCCATTGCTCGTGCACGGGCAACGGCTGAGGCTCAGCGCAGTGCCGAAGCGACCCGTCAGAAAGTTCGTGAACTTTCCACCCTACTTGATGCGGCGCGTATTCTATCCTCGTTGTTACGCCCGCAAGAGGTGCTGAACAAGCTCCTGGAACTGGTAAGTCGCCAGCTTAATGTCACTACTGTGGCGCTGTGGACGATCAGTGAAGGCAACGTACTGACGCCAGCTGCCCTTGATGGTATCCCTGCTGAACAGGCCCGCACGATGAGGGTTCCCATCGGCCAAGGCTTTACCGGACGTGTTGCCGAAACCGGTCAACCACTGATTATTGAGGATGTCAATGAGTTGGGTGGGTCACTCTATCCCAACTACCAGCGCCGCAATAACTTGATTTCGTTTATGGGCGTACCGGTCATCTATCGCGAGCAAATTATTGGTGTGCTTAGCGTGATGACCAACTACCGACGGCAGTTTACCAACGACGAGATGCTGTTGCTGGTTGGTCTGGCCGATCAGGCAGCCATTGCGCTGGAAAATGCGCGCCTGTTTGAAGAGCGTGAGCAACGAATTGCCGAACTCTCGATTATCAATCGCATCAGTGCCGCAGTTAATGCTTCACTAGATATTTACGAACTCATCGAGAGGCTCCATCAAGGTATCGGCGAAATTATTGATACCAGCACCTCGTTGATTGGATTGTATGACGAGGTTACCAATACGATTAGCTACCCGATAGCTTATGATCGCGGCAAACGGCTCGTGCTCGAACCAAGACCTCTAGGTGGTGGCACGAATGGTTGGGTGATCCGTAATCGGCGTCCCCTGTTACTCAGCACCGCTGCGGCGGCGCGGGCGATGGGATTGGTAATTGATCAAGGCCGCATCGGTGATGAAGAGGCCGTTGAAGAGTCGTACCTCGTCGTGCCGATTATCTACGGTGATCAGGTTCTCGGTGTCATTAACATTCAGAGCTATACCCCCCATGCGTTTGATGAAAATGATCTCCGCTTTGTCACAACGGTCACCAATCAGGCCGCAGTAGCGTTGAATAATGCCCGCCTGTTTAGTGAAATCAGACAGAACGCCGCTGAGATGAGCACGCTGTTCGAGGTGTCTCAGAATCTGTCGGGTACGCTCGAACCGGATACGATTCTGATGTTGCTGGCTGATGCGGCGGTACGCTTGCTGCGCGCTGAACTTGGCGCCGTTCTCCGGCTTGATCGCCGGAGGAACATCGAACGGCAGGTGCTGATCGATGGGGTTGAATTTCGCGACGATGTACAGATCGATTTTCGGCGTGATGGTTTGACGGCTGCCCTTCTGCGTCGTGACCAGCCGATTGCCATTAGCGATCTGGCGGATTTTGAGAATGGTGATCATCACGCCCTGAAATGGGGTGTGCGTAGTGCGCTTGGCATTGCCGTCGGTCCTCTCGAAGAGCGGCTGGCGGTTATTTGGGTCGGTATGCGCCGACCGTATGAATGGACAGCACACCAGATTTCGCTGCTATCGATTCTCGCCAACCAGGCTGCCCAGGCCCTCAAGAGTGCACAACTCTTTGCTAACGAGCAAAAGCGGCGCCATCAGGCCGATATGTTGCGTGAAGTTGCACAGTCGTTTACCTCAACCCTGGCGCTGAACGAAATTCAGACGTTGGTGTTGACACAGTTGCAACGGATCATACCGTATGATGACGCAGCCATGCTCTTGCGTGATGAGGGTTACGGTGATCTGCGCGTGGTTGAAACACGGGGTTTTGGTGCCGAACAAACATTAGTCAGCAGGATTGCACTGGAAGATAGCAGCCTCTTCCAGACTATGGCCATTGAACAACAGCCGGTATTTATCGCGAATACCTGGCTCGATCCGCGTTTCAATGAACTGCGTCGTCTAGGTTGGCGTGATGGCTCATGGATTGGTGCACCACTGCTGGTTGATAATGAATTGGTCGGGGTGCTTACTATTAGCGCCAGAGAGCCAGATAGTTATGATGAAGAGGCACTGGCCGTTGCCTTTACCGTTGCTAGTCAAGCCAGTCAGGCAATACAGAATGCACGATTGTTTGATCAGATCAGCAATCTGGCTGCTGATCTCGACATGCGTGTGCGAGAACGTACTGCCGAACTCGAGCAAGCGACACGGTTGCTCTCAGAGGAAAAAGAACGGCTGGAAGCCGTTAACCGAATTACCCTGGAACTGACGACACAGCTCGATCTCAACCTGATCATCCAGCGCGCACTCGAACTCACTTCCGAAAGCATTGGTGTTGAGCGTGGCTCGCTCATGCTGCGTGATCCGACTACTAACGATCTGGTTTGTCGGGCTATCCTGAAAGGACGTGGCCAGGCAGAGATTGCAAATATCCCGCTCCGCTTTTCAGATGGTACTGAAGGCCTGGCTGGCTGGATTATCCAACATCTGGAACCGGTCAATATTCCTGATGTCGAGCGCGATCCGCGCTGGATAAAGGAAGCCGGTCGCGCTGAGAAGGTTTGTTCAGTGGCCGGTGTTCCGCTCCAGACCAGCGATACCGCAATCGGTGTCTTGATCTTGTCAAGTCCAGAGCGGCAGTACTTCAGCGACTCGCAGATGAACCTGCTCGGCACGATTGCCAGCGTGGTTGCTGCTGCTGTGAACAATGCTCAGCTCTACAGCTATATCAACGATCTGGCACTACGGAATGCGGTCCTGCTTGAAGAGCAGCGCGAAGAGACATCTAAGAGTGCGGCGGTCTTCCGCTCGATGTCGGAAGGAGTGATCGTGCTCGATCCACAACAACACGTTACGCTGTTCAATCCTGCTGCCGAGCAAGTTCTGGAAATCGCAGCGGATGATCTCTTACATCAACCACTCAGCCACCTGGCCGAGATTGGTCACGATGAAGCTAGTCGTCGGCGGGCGCAAACGATATACAACGGAATTGTACAGGGACTGCGCCGAATGCGCGAAACGCAAAAAATTTTCAGTACGTCAATTGATCTTACCGATCCAAGCCAGGTCATTGCCGTCAATATTGCGCCGGTACGCAGCCCTGATGGACAACATTACGGTGAAGTGGTCGTTTTGCGCGATATTACCCGTGAAATCGAGGCTGACAAAGAGAAGCGCCAGTTCATTTCAGACGTTAGCCACGAGTTGCGGACACCGCTTACCGCTATTAAGGGATATGTTGATGTCTTGTTGCTGACGGCAAGTCTGAATCTGACGCCGGATCAAATCAGTTATCTGACGATTATCAAGAATAATACCAATCGGTTACGGGCACTCATTGAAGATATCCTTGAATTCTCTCGACCCGACTCAAAGAAGAAACTAACCTTTACTCAGGTTGATATTCCTACCGTGATTGAAGAGGTGGTGCAATCCCTACGCCTCGAATACGAGCGTAAGGGAATGAACGTGCGCATTGAGGCTTCGCCGTCATTGCCGCCGGTTACGGCAGATCAAAAGCGGGTGAGTCAAATTATCTTCAACCTCTTCTCGAATGCAGTGAAGTACACTTACGAAGGCGGGTCAATCACTGTGCGTGCCTTCCTCAACCGGGCTAATATGATGCAAATCGAGGTAGAAGACACCGGCGTAGGAATGTCGCCGGAACAGTTGAAGAAATTGTTCCGCCCGTTCTATCGCGCCGATAATCCGCTGCGCGATATTGCTGGCGGTACCGGCTTGGGCTTGAGCATCGCCAAGCAATTGGTGGAGATGCACGGCGGTGAAATCTGGGTAACGAGTGAGTTAGGAAAGGGTAGTACCTTTGCTTTTGCAATTCCGTTGCAGCAAACGGTAAGCGGTACCTCTGATGAGGGGGTGGAAGTATGA
- a CDS encoding response regulator — translation MSKERILVVEDQPDISSLLKIYFTAQGYEVYTALRGQQALEICSKTPPNLALLDVNLPDMEGYDVGRALRASPRTRHIPIIFLTARGERRDRLIGLGEVQAQYYIVKPFDIEEVHTIVRNQLEEARRRNQLHPVTNLPTAELLNEQLRQLLTASSWALINVHINGFETFTGVYGSVVGEDVLRFVALMLNEVVSELGGNEEFIGQQSVGQSFLITTIPERSRAICERIITRFDEEIGLHYNYRHRKQGYIEFVDDTGETRQAPLMSLSIGVLTQDDGPFADIRELSEISEEVRQRALIQAREQGKRSFAVYGRSAG, via the coding sequence GTGAGCAAAGAACGCATCCTCGTTGTTGAGGACCAGCCAGACATCTCTAGCTTGCTAAAGATCTACTTCACCGCGCAAGGGTATGAAGTCTATACAGCGCTTCGTGGGCAGCAGGCGCTTGAGATTTGTAGTAAAACACCTCCCAATCTGGCTCTGCTCGACGTCAATCTCCCTGATATGGAAGGCTATGATGTTGGTCGTGCTCTGCGCGCCAGTCCACGAACCCGTCACATTCCAATCATCTTTCTAACGGCACGTGGTGAGCGACGTGATCGGCTGATTGGCCTTGGCGAAGTACAGGCTCAATACTACATCGTCAAGCCCTTTGACATTGAAGAGGTTCATACTATCGTCAGGAATCAGCTCGAAGAAGCTCGTCGTCGTAACCAACTCCATCCGGTGACCAACTTGCCAACGGCTGAATTACTAAACGAACAGCTTCGACAGTTGCTGACAGCATCAAGCTGGGCGTTGATCAATGTCCATATTAACGGCTTTGAAACATTTACCGGTGTGTACGGTTCAGTCGTTGGCGAAGATGTTCTGCGCTTCGTTGCCCTTATGCTCAACGAAGTGGTGAGTGAACTGGGGGGAAATGAAGAGTTCATCGGCCAGCAGTCGGTTGGTCAATCGTTCCTCATCACTACCATCCCTGAGCGCAGTCGTGCGATCTGTGAGCGGATCATTACTCGTTTTGACGAGGAAATAGGTCTGCACTATAACTATCGCCACCGGAAACAGGGCTACATTGAGTTTGTTGATGATACCGGCGAGACCCGGCAGGCACCACTGATGTCGCTCTCAATTGGTGTGCTGACGCAGGATGATGGTCCCTTTGCCGATATTCGTGAGCTGAGCGAGATTTCTGAAGAGGTGCGTCAACGAGCACTCATTCAGGCGCGTGAGCAAGGCAAACGTAGTTTTGCCGTCTACGGTCGCTCTGCTGGCTAG
- a CDS encoding multidrug transporter has product MERIILRDPTIIPPFAEPARDLRILNKPLWLLQRDLLKTYGKGATEIDHLSEVAEIAAVDERIVYRDNLFFNAELIDTFIREARMRGTPAQIAFKATNPATGQKGDPSIERHATQLSRHIRRVGDYYVADLYYLPAGCNDLSQVQPLVIDTLSHEMGYYRIPSYMAHKGDLTYQIPIRAFVSIESWLHVLMANILMGVFSWAAALDVRMSKARLQNILRWTAEDWRLFPGKIAFALKAFWEKINPLEEQWRNHFLASRALVKVGKRCSIDPTAIIHGPTVIGDDVYIGPGVVIANSYIGNNVNIMQGSQIMLSVVSDRCFLPFNAGLFMTVLMENSMVAQNSTLQLCVVGRNTFIGANNVFTDFNLQGEPIKIIHEGVPVEVNMPVLGSAVGHNVKLGSGFVVYPGRMIESNAVIIFDNEQNLIRKTVPGHDLNDIDETTGEPRRIIYHWPNVYYDPARPDVSPSAEGETSRSMMTIRTKHENSRLSEHISASQRL; this is encoded by the coding sequence ATGGAGCGGATTATTCTACGCGATCCAACGATCATACCGCCCTTCGCTGAGCCTGCTCGTGATCTGCGCATTCTCAATAAGCCACTCTGGCTTTTGCAGCGCGATTTGTTGAAGACGTATGGCAAAGGTGCGACTGAAATCGATCATCTGAGTGAGGTAGCCGAGATAGCGGCGGTAGATGAACGCATCGTCTATCGTGATAACCTTTTTTTCAACGCAGAGCTGATCGATACCTTCATCCGTGAAGCTCGCATGCGTGGTACGCCAGCTCAAATCGCATTTAAGGCTACCAATCCGGCAACCGGCCAGAAGGGGGATCCCAGTATTGAGCGTCACGCTACGCAGCTCTCACGCCATATTCGCCGGGTAGGCGATTATTACGTTGCCGATCTGTACTATCTGCCCGCTGGATGTAACGATCTCTCGCAGGTTCAGCCGCTCGTCATCGACACGCTAAGCCACGAGATGGGCTATTACCGTATCCCAAGCTACATGGCCCATAAGGGCGATCTGACCTATCAAATCCCGATCCGCGCTTTCGTTTCCATCGAGAGCTGGCTCCACGTCTTGATGGCCAACATCTTGATGGGGGTCTTTTCATGGGCCGCCGCACTCGATGTGCGGATGAGCAAAGCTCGCTTGCAAAATATTTTGCGGTGGACGGCTGAAGACTGGCGGCTGTTTCCAGGTAAAATAGCTTTCGCGCTCAAAGCCTTCTGGGAGAAGATTAATCCCTTGGAAGAGCAATGGCGTAACCATTTTCTTGCGTCGCGAGCACTAGTGAAAGTTGGGAAACGCTGCTCGATTGATCCCACTGCTATCATTCACGGCCCTACCGTGATCGGTGATGATGTCTACATTGGTCCAGGTGTGGTAATAGCTAACAGCTATATTGGAAACAATGTCAATATCATGCAGGGATCACAAATCATGCTCAGTGTGGTAAGCGATCGCTGCTTCCTCCCGTTTAATGCCGGTCTTTTTATGACGGTGTTGATGGAAAACAGCATGGTCGCCCAAAACAGCACTTTGCAGCTCTGTGTGGTGGGACGGAACACCTTCATCGGCGCCAACAACGTCTTTACTGACTTCAACTTGCAGGGTGAACCGATTAAAATTATTCACGAGGGTGTACCGGTCGAAGTCAATATGCCGGTGCTCGGCTCAGCAGTGGGGCATAACGTGAAGTTGGGTAGTGGATTTGTCGTCTACCCTGGTCGCATGATAGAATCAAATGCTGTTATAATCTTTGACAACGAACAGAATCTGATTCGGAAGACGGTGCCCGGCCACGATCTAAACGATATTGATGAGACAACTGGCGAGCCACGTCGAATCATCTATCACTGGCCGAATGTCTACTACGATCCGGCGCGACCGGATGTTAGTCCATCAGCAGAAGGTGAAACATCGCGATCAATGATGACTATTCGCACAAAACATGAAAACAGTCGCCTATCCGAGCATATCAGTGCGAGTCAGCGGTTGTAA